TGCTGTGGCTTCGGTGGCTGTAGTGCCTGTAGGTTTGACTCGTTTTCGTCCTTCAGAAGATGAATTGATACCTGTAAGTCAAGAAAAAGCTCTCGAAGTAATCGAGCTAGTTCGACAACTGCAAGCAAAGTTTCGCCAACAGTTTAGCAGCAATGTAGTTTGGTTGGCAGATGAATGGTTTTTGATTGCTAGAGAAGATATTCCTTCAGAATCTCATTACGAAGATTATCCTCAAATTGGTAACGGTGTGGGTTCGATTCGTTTGTTTGTCAAAGAGTTTTTGACAACAGCTAACCAAATGTTACCAGCTAAGCTCGATAAACCCCGTTGCTTAACCTGGGTGGTAGGTAACGCGGTAGAAAGAGCCTTTCTACCTCTAGTAGAACGATTGAATAGTGTTGTAGGATTACAAGTCAATCTAGTAGCGTTGCGGAGTGAATACTGGGGACAGGAAATAACGGTAACGGGTTTGTTGACAGGACAAGATTTACTTGCAGGTTTGTCGGATAAAAATTTAGGTGATGGGGTTTTATTGCCTGCTTTGATGCTCAAACATGACGATACCAAGTTTTTGGACGATTTGACCGTAACTGAGATTGGCGATCGCCTGGGTGTAAATATATTTCCTGTTAGTGGCGTTAGAGAGTTAATCGAGCGGTGTATTGTTTGAGTCAAGCTTTAATTTTATACGGCAACGCAAAAAGCCAAGGTTTTCAATTTTTCATCGGTTCTACACAAATAATTAACATTTTTGAAGTTTTTTTGAATCCGTTTTGACTTTTTCTACGTACTAAAAGAAGAAAGTCAAGAAAAAATGACTTTGATTGGAGAGAGAACGCATTTTGCGCCTGTCTCTAGTTAAGTCAAGTTGACGATTCACTTAAAAGCAAAAACAAAATTCAAAACTAATGCTGAAATTTACTTCAAATCTGACAACTCTCAATGAAGAATTTGGTTCGGATGCCTCGGGTAAAGCTACAGTAACTCTCGATGCACCCAATACAAATACTCGTACAGTACGAGTTGAGATCGACGCTGAGGGACTGGAAGATTTGACCGATATCGGTGGAGTTCACGTCGCCCACATTCACGGGCAATTTAA
This region of Myxosarcina sp. GI1 genomic DNA includes:
- a CDS encoding TIGR03279 family radical SAM protein — translated: MSQASIQPAKITRVLPDSIAAEIGFEPGDAIVAINHTRPRDLIDYRFLCSDEYLELEVLDESGKTHLVEIEKDYDDDLGLEFTTALFDGLIQCNNRCPFCFIDQQPPGKRESLYYKDDDYRLSFLYGSYLTLTNLTEAEWRRIEQLRLSPLYVSVHATEPEVRIRLLKNSRAGQIMSQLQWFQERRLQIHAQVVVCPGINGGIHLERTLLDLASFHRGDIPAVASVAVVPVGLTRFRPSEDELIPVSQEKALEVIELVRQLQAKFRQQFSSNVVWLADEWFLIAREDIPSESHYEDYPQIGNGVGSIRLFVKEFLTTANQMLPAKLDKPRCLTWVVGNAVERAFLPLVERLNSVVGLQVNLVALRSEYWGQEITVTGLLTGQDLLAGLSDKNLGDGVLLPALMLKHDDTKFLDDLTVTEIGDRLGVNIFPVSGVRELIERCIV